Within the Siniperca chuatsi isolate FFG_IHB_CAS linkage group LG18, ASM2008510v1, whole genome shotgun sequence genome, the region ATGCATGATGAACGAGAACTGACAGCAGCACTGACGCTAGTTAGTTGCTACCGTTAGCTagcttaaataaaaataaaaaacagttaaaaacacaaacgAGGATTATCGCGCTGAACTCGGGGCGAGACTGACAGGAAAGGCAGTGCGATTTCTAACCTAATTAAGCTTGTGAAGTTGCCTTTTTAAatacaaagtgaaaaatgtcgaaagagacaaacaaaaatgttgtctAACCGGTAAAATAACGTCTCTAAATAAGCTAGCTTTATCCATCCGTTGCTAGCTTGCTGTGATTACTCcgctgctgctggtgtgtgtgaaaTATGACCAACGGTAGACAAACTGCCACCTGTACAGATATTTATCCTCAGCCGAAAATTACCTTAAAATTCAAACCCTCAATCTCAATAAACCGACTGTTCATAAATCCCAGTTTGAGTCGCTGGCTCTTTCTCGCCGTCCGCTGTGCCATTAAACTCCTTCAACCAAGTGTTTTACTGCCGCAAGTTAAGACCTTCAACGCCGCTTGGTGATGGTGGACATCTTCTTTCAAGAGAGAGCTTCATCTCCGCTGTTTTtggagaaaagacagaaaacacttgGTGCACGCTCCAGGCttcaacatcctcctcctcctccaagaCTACAGCAGCTTTGTTAAACCACAATATTTATATAGGCTAATAACGTATGTGCAGTCACTGCTAAACTTTGATTTCCTGTCTCACTTGTAATTTAGCCTGAGCGTTTAACCGGGATTCAAATCATGTCAAAATATGATGCTCCGTCGGCCGGTTCATCCTCTCTGTCATTCAGCCCGCGTCTCATTCATTTGCTCGGCTCCATCCTCCGCCGCTGCTGCTCTGCGGGGAGCAGCATTAAGCTAGCGACGTCATCGCGTCATCACGTCACCTCTGAAATCTGACGTAACTGGCAGTAAAGTGTTTCCTCACATCCGGTGTGGCTATAATAAAAAGGTGTATATTTTGcagtataaaacacacacaaaaaaaactataGGTAAAGACAGGagtagtggtggaagaagtagcaataccacagtgtagaaatactctgttacaagtaaaattgtactaaagtgaaagtacagaagtcttatcagcaaaatataatTAGAATATCTaaagcaaaagtactcattaagcTGGAAAAAATGACCATTCTGAGTGTTGTAATATTTTACAATGCTTTAATGTGcaagtagcattttaatgttgtttaggtggtcgaggtggagctaattttgactatatctgaatcagaatcagaaatactttattgatccccgaagggaaactctttgttacagcagctcgcctttacgtcagtgcacacaggagaaagtactagcaaaaaatataatacaatacactataaaaactataaaaacaggtcagaaaataaattaagtaccaggtgggtataagtataaaataaaataagtgtgaagtaccaagtgggtttaccgatGATAATACATGATAATacattgatgatgataatacagtatattaatacaatgtaataaaataagtaataagtagtggtgcatgtgcTGTTGAGTTAATATGACATACTttatttaatctataacaatgcacaATATCTTGTGTTTAAGTTGAAATTAAGTTGAtctgtgtatttaaaatattagtaTAGAAAACTTGTAAttaaagctgttaaataaatgtagtggagtataaagtacagtatttctctttgagatgtagtggagtagaagtataactagcaaaatttattttacttaagtaaaaatacagaagtataAGTAGTCATTATTCAGAATGCAGATTatatttattgatgcattaatgtgttcatcactctAATATTGCAGCTGGTTAAGGTGGTGCTTATTTTAATTACTTCATATGATGCTGTGTAgcttaatcaataataatgtatcatattttatttgttgattatattttgtgtaaatctgcaaagtaactaaatttatcagacaaatgtagtggagtaaaaagtacaatattttcttctgaaatgtagaggactagaagtataaagtagcagaaaatgctcAAGTACATGTACCTCAAAATTTAATCTGGTCATTAAAGTAGGAAGTGACGACCTGCAGTTGCCTTCGCACAGGAATTTACTTTTGTTTCTACTTTAGTGCTTAACTCTAATGTAGAACCATAAGTTGTATTGATGATTGATTGTTTACCGCTAGTTTAGTTTAATGTGATATGTAGTAAATGAGCTAAATATGCAAAAACATTGGTCCATTAAGAAGAAAGTGCATATTTAATAccagtacatttttatttgtcatgtcCATTGGGTAAGTTTATGATTTACAGAAGGTACGCCGGACTAGTTCACACACGAGGGCAACGTTTGCCCAGACACAACCTGTTGACTATAAGCAAAACCCTCCCCAACTCCTCCAGTCTTTTATTTCCCATGTAGTATCTCTGTTACACTACAAGACAGACATAAACAGGTGCGAGGTTGACATTTTCGTAGAAGTCCAGTCAAGAAGAGCTGATTTCTAAATACAATATGCTGAATTTTTGAAGATTAAATTAGCATATTAGCCCATAAATacgtgttattattattattatttgttttgttttcctcaccAGTTCACTGTCAACTGTTAAAGCTGAATATGGGATTTGTTTTATCCCTTATCAGCTGTGCACAACTAAAAACCAAACTAAACCCTTTCAAAGTACTTTTCTGCCTGTGACAGACTCATGACATCGGATATAGGCTGCcaacaaaacattatatttaGACCTGGCAAGAAAAATAAAGCAGATGCATTTACTCCatgctgctgcatttttttacagtttaaattcATCACAGGCTACAACTAATCAACCCCGATTAacttatttattgtatatgCCAAATGCAAGGGTTCAGCCCGTGTGAACAGATGACAAATTAATTTCCCTACATGTTGCAAATGCTTCACATGAAACACTGGAGGACCAGTTTTCTATTTCAAGATTACGCTGAGCATGAAAACTCAACTCAAGCACGCTTGCTTTGAATGTGATCAACAGAGCACAGCGCTGAGTTGTGGTGAGAGGCTAAAGCAAATTCATCAAGATATTGCAACAATGGATACGTTGACAGAAGATCTCGCACGGTCAGATGTGGACAGTGAGATGACAGCGTTGACATCTGAAGATATTGCTGAACAAAACCTCGATGCCAGCGATGACGTGGAGAACCTTCGAAACAGGTAAAAATCAGCAACTGTAATTCTTAATATTGTATTCTGGATATATCACTGCAGCTCAAAGTCAAAGTTTTCTGTGTGATGAGGTTTGCTTTATAGTTTTCTTAATCAAGTTGTTGagcaaaatctatttttttccattttcaacaaatcccaagtagctgtttattttacagtaatgaATTGGATCCATTCCCATAAACTATATTCCAATATGTGGTCATTTTgtaggctgcagtttgtggtgtattgaactgtattgtgttaaTAGTATTTTGTCCACATGTCCATCTTGACAGTATATCAgtgagggtagactaaataatagaaacacctctcagtataaccCAATgtagttcaacagcaccacaaacggccttcaaaatgaccatacatttgaatcaacacctcaacacaaactgaacattataaccttcttGAGGGGAGGATTTACTGTAGGACTGTTGTATGAacctgcattagttttagcaacatgtacctaataaactggcaactgagtgtatggGCGTTGAGTGTGAGAGGAGGACAGGGTGTGGAGAAGAAAAAATTcaagtcaaaataaatgtaatcagCTAAATACCATTAAAAtatcagtgatttttttttttacattttgttttgcatggaAAATACACCACTACATGATAATTTTACAAAAGTCTTcacaaaattatcaaaataattcatTTCTAATGTCCAGATATTTTCTGATCTAGTTAATTTATcttaaaatctaatttaagCCCTTTAAAACTGTTATCCGATTCTACTCCTCTATGGCTGACttgattagcttagcttgaCCAGATTGTTACTCCTCATTGTtctcaaacatatttttatgaGCAGTTTGCTTCATACACAGAGAAAGTGATTCAGTTTGTTGCTGATTTTACCAGCTATAATGCCAAAGAATGTGTACAAGTATCCGCTTGACATTCAATCAGTTAGTGGAAAACATGggagtattagcaacaaaataaactgaggaagaaaaaaatgaaaaaataaaaagggagaCAAAGGCAACAAAAAGCCTAGATAATCACCCTTAACCACCCACATTTCCTGTATAGCTTTCACTTATATTTGtatgatattgtgaaatattacTAAGGTGTGAAATGTAGATTTCAAGCTACAAGGTGCTTAATAAGAGTTTACCACATTCTGTCAAAGTTAGAGGGGTTTTTTTGCGACAGTAGTTTAGTTGAGCGCCTCCTATTTAAGCCTTGTACTGCTTTGCTTTAGTGAGACAGACGATTTTTAGCATCTAACTTCATATTTAACCATTACTTCTCTGTGATGACACGTCGTTGGCAGCTTATtcatattttctaattgttttggGTCCCTTAACACCACTACCGACACTGCTACGTTTGTTATGTTTTCGCCTGCTCATTTCCGACAGCAGGGACTTGAAAGTCTGCAGTGTGAAATTCCCTTTATTTTACACGTGggtaacatttttgtgagtaAAACTTACCCACAAATGGCAGGCAGCCTTATGTAGGAATTTGGGGGCATCGATTATGCTAATGATCAAATCTCACCTACTCATGAACAGGTGATATTCATCAGGCCGAAACAAGCGATTTAGGACAGGTTTGTGCAGTTAAAAAGAGGGTTTGGTGAATCTGACTTGGAACACTCGTATGAGCAAACCTCAGCGAAAAAAAGACAGGGTAGAGgaaaagaatacaaaaatgttcGTGCATGaagccaaatgtcaaaaatgctgAGCCAAATGGGTTGAATTTTAGAGCACATGAAAAAACTATGGCTTAAATTTGCTTCTGAGGACTGGCATCTAGATAGATTCTGTGTAGTTTTATCTCACTGCCATATTGTTTCTCTGTTACTGTGCCTTCAGTTTACGTGAGGCCGTCCACGATGACAACGTCCGGCCTAAGATGCAGTGCCTGATGATGGACTCTTCCTTCTCCATGGTAACTATGCAAGGCGAGGACAGCGGGATCGCATGGGAGACTACCCCTAGTCGCTGCACCACGCCATGGGCATCCGAAGCTGGAAACCCCACTGTGGATCTCAGCTCTCTGGTTGCAGTACGGCCTGCAACAACTGGGTCAGTTCCAGCAGGAAAGATTATATTTGTCATGGATGAGGAGCTGATTTCAAGACGGAAGAAGGAAAGGGTAAGCAGTCAGAAGAGCAAGGCAGACAGACAACGAGAAGTCCTTGTAGAAAGTTCTGAAAACATCTCAGGAAGGCCGGAGTTAGTAGGAGTCTCACAGCCAAATGTGAAAACCGAAGGAGAAGGAGACGAAGAGGAACCAAATGATCCAATGGTAGATAAAGAGCAACGGCTGTTCAGCTTAGTGTCTGAGGGCTCTGAAATCCTCAACATTGTTGTTCCTCCAAAACTGGCTACTGTGGATGAAGAGGAGAGCAAAGAAATGGTGGACAACCTTTCTTATCTGGAGGAGAGTCCTGTTCCTAAAGCCAGTGAAGACACCCATGATTACGAGCTGGTGATCTCAACAACAGGATCAGGTGCAGCAGGAGGTGACCAGGTCATGCCCTCACCTTCCATAGGTCCAAATGTAATGGATCCACCAGGGGCTCCAGTGGCCAGACCTCCGGGCAGAGGAGCTGCTGGCAATGTGGACTACTTTGAGGCGTTCACCCTGATCGATGCTCAGGCTCCAGGAGGTCCGGCTGTGACCGCACAGGGACAGGGGGAACAAGAGGCAGAAGTTGCCACTGAGAGCCAGGACACAGAGAAATCTGTGCAGTCTAAAGACGACGCCACCACCACAACAACTGTGGATAATGACATGTCAGACACAATCAGTCTAGAGGAAATCACCAGTGAGCTCCTAGATGAAGTCTTCTACGGTGGTACAGACAACTACATTAAAGGTCTAGACAGAGAGGACGGAGTGGCTGAAGGTGCGCCCTCTAGACTCCCTTCAAAACAGAGTGGTTCGACTTTGTTTGGAAGCCAAGAGGACATCCTGACTCCAATCTTTCTACCAGAAGGACCTCCCAAAATTATTGACCCCATTTTGTTGGAGGAGCCCAAAGCCATGGCTTTCCTTTACACTGACCTGTATGAGGAAGCAATCGGCAGTTGGAAAAAAGAAGAGGATACAGAAAGTATGACCTCTGAGAAGTCTTTCCACAGCAGGCATTCAGACCGGGAGGCCAGGGGATATTTAGAGAAATATGTCCTTATAGATGAGACTCCTGCGGTGGAAGTGGAACTAACTGATAAAGGAAAATGCCCAGAGGAAGGTCCTCAGGTATTGTCACAAGAAATTTATGATTTTGGCGATTTGCTGTCCGAGCCTGAAAAAGGTGAGATGCCAAATTCAGAGGAGGAAATCACAGACTTCTTCAGGTCCAGTGCCAATTCTTCTCCATGTGATATTGAGCCTTTCGCTCGATCATTCGAAGAGGATGAAACCCCAACAACTACGAAgagtaaagacaaaacaaacaaaaatgtctcgATCAAGGTAGAAAAAGTCGCTGTAGATCCACTTAGCATCTCGAGCTTCGAGTTTCCCTCAGAGGAAACTGACTGGGGAAGTACAGATGATCATCCTACAGCTCTGGACGAGAAAGATGTCAGTGTGCATACAGATCAGGAATTGTGGAAGCAAGATTCGGAAATGCAAAAGCCAGTTGCCCCTCCCAGGAGAAAGGAAACATCCGCTCCTAAGACATGTTTGGACCTAACACCCCTGACTCCAGTTGACGTTATTATACAGGAAAAAGAAGAGGCTTGTGGAAAggaacagagggaggaggagaaagagacgGCATCACCAGCAGAGACTGCCGACGAGGAAGATGGAGACGGAGAGGAAACGATGCAGCCCTCCTGCAATGTTGCTctatctgaaaatgtgttggctgCAGTGGACTCCCCTCAAACTGAAAGTGTAAAAGATAACAACAAAATAACTGTTAGAAACACAAAACCAGTTGCAGCTGAGgagaaagacactaaaacagtAGACGAAGAGGAAATAAGTGAGACTGAAGCAgctacaaaacaaacagaaccaGAAGAGGTAGATAT harbors:
- the LOC122865756 gene encoding cardiomyopathy-associated protein 5-like; the protein is MKTQLKHACFECDQQSTALSCGERLKQIHQDIATMDTLTEDLARSDVDSEMTALTSEDIAEQNLDASDDVENLRNSLREAVHDDNVRPKMQCLMMDSSFSMVTMQGEDSGIAWETTPSRCTTPWASEAGNPTVDLSSLVAVRPATTGSVPAGKIIFVMDEELISRRKKERVSSQKSKADRQREVLVESSENISGRPELVGVSQPNVKTEGEGDEEEPNDPMVDKEQRLFSLVSEGSEILNIVVPPKLATVDEEESKEMVDNLSYLEESPVPKASEDTHDYELVISTTGSGAAGGDQVMPSPSIGPNVMDPPGAPVARPPGRGAAGNVDYFEAFTLIDAQAPGGPAVTAQGQGEQEAEVATESQDTEKSVQSKDDATTTTTVDNDMSDTISLEEITSELLDEVFYGGTDNYIKGLDREDGVAEGAPSRLPSKQSGSTLFGSQEDILTPIFLPEGPPKIIDPILLEEPKAMAFLYTDLYEEAIGSWKKEEDTESMTSEKSFHSRHSDREARGYLEKYVLIDETPAVEVELTDKGKCPEEGPQVLSQEIYDFGDLLSEPEKGEMPNSEEEITDFFRSSANSSPCDIEPFARSFEEDETPTTTKSKDKTNKNVSIKVEKVAVDPLSISSFEFPSEETDWGSTDDHPTALDEKDVSVHTDQELWKQDSEMQKPVAPPRRKETSAPKTCLDLTPLTPVDVIIQEKEEACGKEQREEEKETASPAETADEEDGDGEETLAALPVEVGERRPTCLRCRRPQKVCLCPFLPPQPLEVSTCLYVVQHPAEESRVLRTVPLLAACLPQRKCNVIVGRRFNEEKHPELAAVCRDSTTLILYPGPNSQNLEELVQYQEVGTVKHNVIIIDGTWSQAKNMFLKNSLFHLPKQVQLNRTLSSQYVIRTQPSNICLSTLECAAVALSILEQNDNIQEVLLRPLKALCSFQLQHGAQIHHSKEHLLKNGMYDKPMPKNKRKIKRMEKLVTDHNICPR